A stretch of Carya illinoinensis cultivar Pawnee chromosome 14, C.illinoinensisPawnee_v1, whole genome shotgun sequence DNA encodes these proteins:
- the LOC122293852 gene encoding uncharacterized mitochondrial protein AtMg00810-like has translation MGTSMKMVEDFKIAMMKEYEMTDLGSMRYFLGIQVRQTKGEVFICQEKYIEDLLKNFHMTGCKPVSTPMSLNEKLQQNDEAEKADAKAYSSPVGSLIYLTNTRLDIVHLLVLYEESKSLNEKLQQNDEAEKVDAKAYSSPPSKFHYVAAKRILRYLQATKKLGIMYKNQSDSKLVGFAE, from the exons ATGGGCACAAGTATGAAGATGgttgaagattttaaaatagCTATGATGAAAGAATATGAGATGACTGATTTGGGATCGATGAGATACTTTCTTGGTATTCAAGTAAGACAAACAAAAGGTGAAGTTTTTATTTGTCAAGAAAAGTACATTGAGGACTtgctgaaaaattttcatatgacGGGTTGTAAGCCTGTATCTACACCTATGTCACTTAATGAAAAATTGCAGCAAAATGATGAAGCAGAGAAAGCAGATGCAAAAGCTTACAGTAGCCCTGTCGGTTCCTTGATTTATCTCACAAATACAAGGCTAGATATTGTTCATCTGTTAGTCTTATATGAAG AATCAAAGTCACTTAATGAAAAATTGCAGCAAAATGATGAAGCAGAGAAAGTAGATGCAAAAGCTTACAGTAGCCCT CCTAGTAAGTTTCATTATGTAGCAGCAAAAAGAATCCTTCGTTACTTGCAAGCAACAAAGAAACTTGGCATTATGTACAAGAATCAAAGTGACAGCAAACTCGTTGGTTTTGCTGAGTGA